A DNA window from Pseudodesulfovibrio thermohalotolerans contains the following coding sequences:
- the uvrA gene encoding excinuclease ABC subunit UvrA, whose amino-acid sequence MHTSDSKSIHIEGARHHNLKDLTLDIPREKLVVICGPSGSGKSTLAFDIVYAEGQRRYVESLSAYARQFLPQMDKPDVDKVEGLSPAISLEQQTSTRNPRSTVGTVTEVYDFLRVFFARLGKFYCPSCGKPIAAQTTDEIVETVLGMEPGSKFMLLAPLVEHQKGTHKDLFAKLKKEGFVRVRVDGTLFALDEVPELEKNKKHTIDLVVDRLVLKDGIKKRLADSVELALEKGDERMIVSVVGGDNAGDIFMSTLSTCPSCKISMPKLTPQLFSFNSPQGACPVCNGIGSVEYFEPDLIAPNKGLSLNEGGVIPWKSAYRQEKYGPQLDRLGRKHGFTLDTPLADYSGEAWAALFYGDRDMDWPGVVSILEYGQQQSGVWDHWTARFQQSKPCPACEGARLKPEALAVRVADKNMVEFTSMSIQRALEWLEGLEFSGHETLISEPLLKELTHRLGFMVNVGLEYLSLGRNMATLSGGEAQRIRLASQLGSGLVGVTYVLDEPSIGLHPRDNQRLIDTLRSLQSRGNTVLVVEHDEPTIREADHIIEIGPSSGWLGGEIVFQGPVDKLLKADSLTGKYLRGDMFIEPPKTRRKPKGHISLRKVQTNNLKDLDVDIPLGVMTCVTGVSGSGKSSLVMDSLYKHLLLHRGQKANDPGKIGGIEGLDSIEKVISIDQSPIGRTPRSNPATYTKIFDEIRKIFAGAKESRKRGYAPGRFSFNVKGGRCEACKGDGQICVEMHFLPDVYVTCETCKGKRYNAQTLEVEYRGKTIADVLDMTVRQAREFFSNHPALMRKLDVLADVGLEYVRLGQPATTLSGGEAQRIKISRELGKRSLPGALYILDEPTTGLHMHEVGKLIRVLHKLVDKNATVIVIEHNTDVIMASDHVIDLGPGGGEHGGRIVASGTPEEIIASPDSVTGQFLV is encoded by the coding sequence ATGCACACCTCCGACTCCAAATCCATTCATATAGAAGGCGCCCGGCACCACAACCTCAAGGACCTGACCCTGGACATCCCCCGCGAAAAGCTGGTGGTCATCTGCGGTCCGTCCGGGTCGGGCAAGTCCACCCTCGCCTTCGACATCGTCTATGCCGAGGGTCAGCGCCGCTACGTCGAATCCCTGTCCGCCTACGCCCGCCAGTTCCTGCCGCAGATGGACAAGCCGGACGTGGACAAGGTCGAGGGGCTTTCCCCGGCCATCTCGCTGGAACAGCAGACCTCCACCCGCAACCCGCGCTCCACCGTGGGCACCGTGACCGAGGTTTACGACTTCCTGCGCGTCTTCTTCGCCCGGCTGGGCAAGTTCTACTGCCCGTCCTGCGGAAAGCCCATCGCGGCCCAGACAACGGACGAGATCGTGGAGACCGTCCTGGGCATGGAGCCCGGTTCCAAGTTCATGCTGCTGGCTCCGCTCGTGGAGCACCAGAAAGGCACGCACAAGGACCTTTTCGCCAAGCTCAAGAAAGAGGGCTTCGTGCGCGTGCGCGTGGACGGCACGCTCTTCGCTCTGGACGAGGTCCCGGAACTGGAAAAGAACAAGAAGCACACCATCGATCTGGTGGTGGACCGCCTGGTGCTCAAGGACGGCATCAAGAAGCGCCTGGCCGACTCCGTGGAGCTGGCCCTAGAAAAAGGCGATGAGCGCATGATCGTTTCCGTGGTCGGCGGGGACAATGCCGGCGACATCTTCATGTCCACGCTGTCCACCTGCCCCTCCTGCAAGATTTCCATGCCGAAGCTTACCCCGCAGCTTTTCTCGTTCAACTCCCCCCAGGGGGCCTGCCCGGTCTGCAACGGCATCGGGTCGGTGGAATATTTCGAGCCGGACCTCATCGCGCCCAACAAGGGGCTGTCCCTCAACGAGGGCGGGGTGATCCCCTGGAAGTCCGCCTATCGCCAGGAAAAATACGGTCCGCAATTGGACAGGCTCGGGCGGAAGCACGGCTTTACCCTGGACACGCCGCTGGCCGACTATTCCGGCGAGGCGTGGGCCGCGCTCTTTTACGGAGATCGGGATATGGATTGGCCGGGCGTGGTGTCGATACTCGAATACGGCCAGCAGCAGTCGGGCGTCTGGGACCACTGGACCGCCCGGTTCCAGCAGTCCAAGCCGTGCCCGGCCTGCGAGGGCGCGCGTCTCAAACCCGAAGCCCTGGCCGTGCGCGTGGCCGACAAGAACATGGTGGAGTTCACCTCCATGTCCATCCAGCGCGCCCTGGAGTGGCTCGAAGGATTGGAGTTTTCCGGCCACGAGACCCTCATTTCCGAGCCTCTGCTCAAGGAACTGACCCATCGCCTCGGGTTCATGGTCAACGTGGGGCTCGAATACCTCTCCCTCGGACGGAACATGGCCACGCTCTCGGGCGGCGAAGCCCAGCGCATCCGGCTGGCCTCCCAACTGGGGTCCGGCCTCGTGGGCGTGACCTACGTGCTCGACGAGCCGTCCATCGGCCTGCATCCCCGCGACAATCAGCGGCTCATCGACACCCTGCGTTCGCTCCAGTCCAGGGGCAACACAGTGCTCGTGGTCGAGCACGACGAGCCGACCATCCGCGAGGCCGATCACATCATCGAGATCGGCCCCTCCTCCGGCTGGCTGGGCGGCGAGATCGTGTTCCAGGGGCCGGTGGACAAGCTGCTCAAGGCGGATTCCCTGACCGGCAAGTACCTGCGCGGCGACATGTTCATCGAGCCGCCCAAGACCCGCCGCAAGCCCAAGGGACATATCTCCCTCCGGAAGGTCCAGACCAACAACCTCAAGGACCTGGACGTGGACATCCCCCTCGGTGTCATGACCTGCGTGACCGGCGTGTCCGGTTCGGGCAAGTCCTCCCTGGTCATGGACTCCCTGTACAAGCACCTGCTCCTGCATCGAGGGCAAAAGGCCAACGACCCCGGCAAGATCGGCGGCATCGAGGGACTGGATTCCATCGAGAAGGTCATTTCCATCGACCAGTCTCCCATCGGCCGCACCCCGCGTTCGAATCCGGCCACTTACACCAAGATATTCGACGAGATCCGCAAGATATTCGCCGGGGCCAAGGAGTCGCGCAAGCGCGGCTACGCGCCCGGCAGGTTTTCCTTCAACGTCAAGGGCGGCCGCTGCGAGGCGTGCAAGGGCGACGGCCAGATATGCGTGGAGATGCATTTCCTGCCCGATGTCTATGTGACCTGCGAGACGTGCAAGGGAAAACGGTACAACGCCCAGACCCTTGAGGTGGAGTACCGGGGCAAGACCATCGCCGACGTTCTGGACATGACCGTGCGCCAGGCCCGTGAATTCTTCTCCAACCACCCGGCGCTCATGCGCAAGCTCGACGTGCTCGCCGACGTGGGGCTGGAATATGTGCGCCTCGGCCAGCCCGCCACGACCCTGTCCGGCGGCGAGGCCCAGCGTATCAAGATATCCCGCGAGCTCGGCAAGCGTTCCCTGCCCGGCGCGCTCTACATCCTCGACGAGCCCACCACCGGCCTGCACATGCACGAGGTGGGCAAGCTCATCCGGGTGCTCCACAAGCTCGTGGACAAGAACGCCACGGTCATCGTCATCGAACACAACACCGATGTCATCATGGCCTCGGACCACGTCATCGATCTCGGCCCTGGCGGCGGCGAACACGGCGGCCGCATCGTGGCCTCCGGCACCCCCGAGGAGATTATCGCCAGCCCGGATTCCGTAACCGGCCAGTTCCTGGTGTAG
- a CDS encoding TetR/AcrR family transcriptional regulator: MRKYKEDSGQAARLRTHRRGAPRGPRKAKQRRKVLLDSAGKLFVEKGYESTTMDEIASGAGFAKGTLYHYFSNKAELLLSLREEFDKEVARRIQSHVEKQPADDWRGRIKAWVIGAVEAYFTMSELHDLVVYGSGMPFRNTMAHSEVTRHLARLIADGAQAGAWDVEDSRWIAFMMFYSFRGGCDEAMVGAQPAEDIPGRLYLLFLRMLGVRERSIRTKEWPSGRK; the protein is encoded by the coding sequence ATGAGAAAATATAAAGAAGATTCGGGGCAGGCCGCGCGTTTGAGGACGCACCGAAGAGGGGCCCCCAGAGGGCCGAGGAAGGCAAAGCAGCGGCGTAAAGTGCTACTTGATTCGGCAGGAAAGCTCTTCGTGGAGAAAGGCTATGAGTCGACAACCATGGATGAAATCGCTTCGGGCGCGGGTTTCGCAAAAGGGACGCTTTACCATTATTTTTCGAACAAGGCGGAATTGCTTCTCAGCCTTCGAGAGGAATTCGACAAGGAGGTCGCCCGTCGCATCCAGTCTCATGTGGAGAAACAGCCCGCCGACGATTGGAGGGGGCGTATCAAGGCATGGGTGATCGGTGCGGTCGAGGCCTATTTTACCATGAGCGAATTGCACGACCTCGTCGTGTACGGCTCCGGGATGCCGTTTCGGAACACGATGGCCCATTCGGAGGTTACTCGGCACCTCGCGCGGCTGATCGCCGACGGCGCACAGGCGGGTGCGTGGGATGTTGAGGATAGCCGCTGGATTGCGTTCATGATGTTTTACTCTTTTCGCGGGGGATGCGATGAAGCCATGGTGGGAGCGCAACCTGCCGAAGATATACCCGGTCGACTTTACCTTCTTTTCCTTCGCATGTTGGGCGTTAGGGAGAGATCCATTCGCACGAAGGAATGGCCGTCAGGCCGAAAATGA
- a CDS encoding efflux RND transporter permease subunit: protein MSLAEYAIKKSTVTLVLTICFLLGGIFSFLNMPRLEDPAFTIKQALVVTNYPGATPGEVANEVTDVIESAAQQLSQLDKVSSQSNPGQSIVTVEVKDKYDSDSLPQVWDELRRKINDAQGSLPPGAGPSLVVDDFSDVYGILLAVSGEGYSTQDIQDFAKYLRKQLLLVDNVAKINLWGDQTENVYVEMSRARMSRMGVTLGAVTDTLAQRNLVVPAGNVRVGPEYVRISPTGVKPTVESLGELLIASADGTKLVALNEIADIFRGYSDTPSRIMRFNGEQAVAMGISMVPTGNVVELGRAIDKRLKELESMTPVGMRIDSIYYQPTRVDNAISAFVLNLAEAVAIVIVVLLLFMGLQSGLLIGVVLLITICGSFIFIQMAGVALERISLGALIIALGMLVDNAIVIVEGILIRYQGGQDRIQACVDVVEQNKWPLLGATIIAIMAFAGIGLSEESVGEFCNSLFVVLCISLFMSWVTAVTVTPLLCKLFLHPKPRAEKDPYGGLIFQIYKRFLESCIKHRLLTVNVLIGLLAVSIFGFGFVKQSFFPDSTQPRFFIHYWLPQGTDIRHTSEEITEIEALLHADARVKSVATFVGEGAPRFILTYTPEKTNTSYGLLLVEVEDYKQVDAVLAEYQAKVDDQFPDDEAKFKKFRLGPGRDAPIEVRFSGPDTKVLRELSFKAQGIMRSTGNARSIRDDWRQAVKVIRPVLSEAQAKRAGITRPALADTLKSFFDGHQIGVYRENDNLLPIILRPPAEERNHVHELGNVQVFSPTAGRMVPMEEVVAELRTEMDFGMIRSRNRMLTITASCEPITGLPSELFAQLKPHIEEMKLPTGYSMEWGGEYEDSTDAQKSLAKGIILPTIIMILMTVLLFNKIRNPLVIWLTVPLALIGVTASLLITGQPFGFMALLGFLSLSGMLIKNAVVLLDQIMLELMKGSEPYRAIVESAVSRIRPVAMASATTILGMIPLMFDPFFSSMAVTIMGGLMFATILTLILVPVLFATFHRIKKPGGPIVARQASSGEDHG from the coding sequence GTGAGTCTTGCTGAATACGCCATCAAAAAGAGTACGGTCACTCTCGTCCTGACCATATGCTTTCTCCTGGGGGGAATCTTCTCCTTCTTGAATATGCCCAGGCTGGAAGACCCCGCCTTCACCATCAAGCAGGCTCTCGTGGTAACCAACTACCCCGGGGCGACTCCCGGGGAAGTCGCCAATGAGGTCACCGACGTCATTGAAAGCGCCGCTCAGCAGTTGAGCCAACTGGACAAGGTGAGTTCCCAGTCCAACCCCGGCCAGTCCATCGTCACGGTAGAGGTCAAGGACAAGTACGATTCGGATTCCCTGCCCCAGGTTTGGGACGAATTGCGCCGCAAGATAAATGACGCGCAGGGCAGCCTGCCTCCCGGGGCCGGGCCGTCCCTGGTCGTGGACGACTTCAGCGACGTGTACGGCATACTCCTCGCCGTCAGCGGGGAAGGGTATTCCACCCAGGATATTCAGGATTTCGCCAAGTATTTGCGCAAGCAGCTTTTGCTTGTGGACAATGTCGCCAAAATCAACCTGTGGGGTGATCAGACCGAAAACGTATATGTCGAGATGTCCCGCGCGCGCATGAGTCGAATGGGCGTGACGCTGGGGGCCGTGACCGACACCTTGGCGCAGCGAAATCTTGTAGTGCCCGCAGGCAACGTCAGGGTAGGCCCGGAATATGTCCGCATTTCCCCGACGGGAGTCAAACCCACAGTGGAGAGCCTCGGCGAATTGCTCATCGCCAGTGCCGACGGAACCAAACTTGTGGCGCTTAATGAAATTGCCGATATTTTTCGAGGCTACTCCGACACCCCTTCGAGAATAATGCGATTCAACGGCGAACAGGCCGTGGCCATGGGCATCTCCATGGTCCCCACGGGTAATGTTGTTGAACTGGGGAGAGCCATAGACAAGAGGCTGAAGGAGCTTGAAAGCATGACTCCGGTGGGGATGCGGATAGACTCCATCTACTACCAGCCGACTCGGGTGGATAATGCCATATCAGCCTTTGTTCTCAATCTGGCCGAAGCTGTCGCCATTGTTATCGTGGTATTGCTTTTGTTCATGGGGCTGCAAAGCGGACTGTTGATCGGTGTGGTCCTGCTTATCACCATATGCGGATCATTCATTTTTATCCAAATGGCCGGCGTGGCTTTGGAACGTATTTCCTTGGGGGCATTGATCATTGCCTTAGGTATGTTGGTCGACAACGCCATTGTGATCGTCGAAGGCATCCTGATCCGCTACCAAGGCGGTCAAGACCGCATCCAGGCATGTGTCGACGTGGTGGAGCAGAATAAGTGGCCACTGCTGGGCGCGACCATCATAGCGATCATGGCCTTTGCGGGGATAGGTCTGAGCGAGGAGTCTGTCGGCGAATTTTGCAACTCCCTTTTCGTCGTCTTGTGCATCTCATTGTTCATGAGCTGGGTAACGGCCGTGACCGTGACTCCGCTTTTATGCAAGTTGTTTCTGCACCCCAAGCCCCGCGCCGAAAAGGACCCGTATGGCGGGCTCATTTTCCAAATCTACAAACGATTTCTGGAAAGTTGCATTAAGCATCGGTTGCTGACTGTGAACGTCCTCATTGGCCTGCTGGCGGTATCAATATTCGGCTTCGGTTTCGTCAAACAATCTTTTTTCCCAGACTCCACCCAGCCGAGGTTCTTCATACATTATTGGTTGCCTCAAGGGACCGATATTCGTCATACCAGTGAGGAAATAACCGAAATTGAGGCCTTGCTCCACGCAGACGCTCGCGTCAAGTCTGTGGCTACTTTTGTGGGGGAGGGCGCTCCTCGGTTTATCCTTACTTATACCCCCGAAAAGACTAACACTTCGTACGGTCTTCTGCTGGTCGAAGTGGAGGACTATAAGCAGGTCGATGCCGTCTTGGCTGAATATCAGGCCAAGGTCGATGATCAATTCCCGGACGACGAGGCCAAATTCAAGAAGTTCCGGCTTGGACCTGGCCGCGACGCTCCCATCGAGGTGCGTTTTAGCGGCCCCGACACGAAGGTTTTGCGCGAATTGTCGTTTAAGGCTCAGGGCATCATGCGTTCTACCGGGAACGCACGCTCCATCCGCGATGATTGGCGCCAGGCTGTAAAGGTGATTCGGCCAGTTCTTTCCGAAGCCCAGGCGAAACGGGCCGGCATCACGCGCCCGGCTCTTGCCGACACGTTAAAATCCTTCTTCGATGGCCACCAGATCGGGGTTTACCGGGAAAACGACAACCTTCTTCCCATCATATTGCGTCCACCTGCCGAAGAGCGAAATCACGTGCATGAACTCGGTAACGTACAGGTGTTCAGTCCTACAGCCGGACGCATGGTTCCCATGGAGGAAGTAGTGGCCGAATTGCGTACGGAAATGGACTTCGGCATGATCCGTTCCCGTAACCGCATGTTGACCATTACCGCTTCCTGCGAGCCGATAACGGGGTTGCCTTCGGAACTGTTTGCGCAGTTGAAGCCGCACATCGAAGAGATGAAATTGCCGACGGGGTATTCCATGGAATGGGGCGGCGAATATGAGGATTCGACCGACGCGCAGAAGAGCCTGGCCAAAGGCATCATCCTGCCAACCATCATCATGATCCTCATGACGGTCCTACTCTTCAACAAGATCCGCAATCCTCTGGTCATCTGGCTGACTGTGCCGCTGGCCCTCATCGGCGTGACCGCAAGCCTTCTCATCACAGGGCAACCCTTCGGATTTATGGCCTTGTTGGGCTTTTTGAGCCTGTCAGGCATGCTCATCAAAAATGCGGTGGTCCTCCTGGATCAGATTATGCTGGAGTTGATGAAAGGCTCGGAGCCGTACCGCGCCATAGTGGAATCGGCGGTAAGCAGAATAAGACCTGTCGCAATGGCTTCGGCCACGACCATACTCGGCATGATTCCGCTTATGTTTGATCCCTTTTTCTCCTCAATGGCCGTGACCATCATGGGCGGCCTGATGTTCGCAACCATTTTGACCCTCATATTGGTGCCCGTGCTTTTCGCCACATTCCACCGGATCAAAAAACCCGGCGGTCCGATCGTGGCAAGGCAGGCAAGTTCCGGCGAGGATCACGGTTAA
- a CDS encoding molybdopterin-containing oxidoreductase family protein yields MEIRRSYCGLCHPRCGTLLHIDDGKVVKITGDPDHPISRGALCERGRLMLDHIYHPDRLNHPLKRIGERGEGKWERISWEQALNEVAEKLAKLKEQYGAETLAFTHGTKRTYHWDCRRFFNLFGSPNTCGVNTICMCPSYATEYATYGGMVMGSEIMDAQCVVLWGNNASKSTPVSMYPMIVAAQKNGAKLIVIDPRRTKEAEKADLWLQIRPGTDMVMMLGWMRHIIANELYDKDFVADWTVGFDELKDAVEPYTPEKVEEITSVPAALVVEAASTYATISPAVLPFGLGLDKQGINATQCARGRAILRALTGNLEIPGGDVFSLAGDIGKIRDWTYLERNDMIPASQRAKQLGSDEYPFFGFPGWEMNTATNAKLPKGYLAPPEAWHSNLAHARPVMDAILTGKPYPVTAAITLANNPLLALPNTQRVFEALKALQLYVVMEYYMTPSAAMADYVFPASTTVEQPEMWLTPGFCVACPQGIDKIEERRDSYFFYRQLGLRLGQEQYWPWETVEDVYDHCLEPIGLTFRQLAEQNGVFGRREYRRYEQFGFGTPSGKVELKSSIFEELGASPVPVYREPVWSPKSEPAIAKEYPLILITGSRFMPMYQSEQRQIEKARKKVPDPLVSMHPDTAANLGLAQGDWAVISTPHGSIRQRVNITDAMHPSMVDAQHSWWFPERDGKLPELFGVFESNTNMLCPDGPEFCSPEIGSWPHSALMCRVEKE; encoded by the coding sequence ATGGAAATACGCAGAAGTTATTGTGGGTTGTGTCATCCCCGATGCGGTACGTTGTTGCACATCGACGACGGAAAGGTCGTGAAAATCACCGGCGATCCCGATCATCCGATATCTCGGGGAGCCCTTTGTGAACGCGGACGTTTGATGTTGGATCACATCTATCATCCCGACCGTTTGAACCATCCATTGAAACGGATCGGCGAGCGTGGGGAAGGCAAATGGGAGCGAATCAGTTGGGAACAGGCCCTGAACGAGGTGGCCGAAAAGCTCGCGAAGCTAAAAGAGCAATATGGCGCTGAAACGCTTGCCTTCACGCACGGAACGAAACGGACATATCATTGGGATTGCCGTCGCTTCTTCAACCTGTTCGGCTCGCCCAACACCTGCGGCGTGAACACCATTTGCATGTGCCCGAGCTACGCAACCGAGTACGCCACTTATGGCGGGATGGTCATGGGCAGCGAAATCATGGATGCGCAATGCGTCGTCCTATGGGGTAACAACGCATCCAAATCGACCCCGGTGAGCATGTATCCGATGATTGTGGCAGCCCAAAAGAACGGGGCCAAGCTCATCGTCATCGATCCGCGACGGACCAAGGAGGCCGAGAAGGCCGACCTATGGCTGCAAATCCGTCCCGGCACGGACATGGTCATGATGTTGGGCTGGATGCGCCACATCATCGCCAACGAACTTTACGACAAGGATTTCGTAGCCGACTGGACCGTGGGCTTCGACGAGCTTAAGGACGCTGTTGAACCCTATACTCCTGAAAAAGTAGAGGAAATCACTTCCGTGCCGGCCGCGCTCGTGGTCGAGGCCGCCAGCACGTATGCAACAATATCTCCGGCCGTGCTCCCCTTCGGCCTGGGGTTGGACAAACAGGGAATCAACGCCACCCAATGCGCCAGGGGGCGGGCGATTCTTCGAGCCCTCACCGGCAATCTGGAGATTCCGGGCGGCGACGTCTTCAGCCTGGCGGGCGACATCGGCAAAATCCGCGACTGGACCTATCTGGAACGCAACGACATGATCCCCGCGAGCCAAAGGGCCAAGCAACTCGGCAGCGACGAGTATCCGTTCTTCGGCTTTCCCGGCTGGGAGATGAACACGGCGACCAACGCCAAACTCCCCAAGGGCTACCTTGCTCCGCCCGAGGCGTGGCATTCGAACCTTGCCCATGCTAGACCTGTCATGGACGCCATATTAACCGGAAAACCCTATCCAGTGACCGCCGCCATCACCCTGGCGAACAATCCTCTGCTCGCCCTGCCCAACACGCAACGAGTGTTCGAGGCCCTCAAGGCACTGCAACTTTATGTGGTCATGGAATACTACATGACCCCGTCCGCAGCCATGGCCGACTACGTCTTCCCCGCGTCCACCACGGTGGAACAGCCCGAGATGTGGCTGACCCCTGGGTTCTGCGTGGCCTGTCCTCAGGGCATCGACAAGATAGAGGAGCGCCGCGACAGCTACTTCTTCTACAGGCAGTTGGGCCTGCGCCTTGGCCAAGAGCAATACTGGCCGTGGGAGACCGTCGAAGACGTCTATGACCACTGCCTGGAGCCCATCGGTCTGACCTTCAGACAGTTGGCGGAACAAAACGGCGTGTTCGGCCGCAGGGAATACCGGCGCTATGAGCAGTTTGGCTTCGGCACGCCGTCCGGCAAGGTCGAACTCAAGTCCTCGATTTTCGAGGAGTTGGGCGCGTCCCCGGTGCCCGTGTACCGCGAACCCGTGTGGAGCCCGAAGAGCGAACCGGCCATTGCAAAGGAGTATCCGCTCATCCTCATCACCGGCAGCCGATTCATGCCCATGTACCAGTCGGAACAGCGCCAGATCGAGAAGGCCCGCAAGAAAGTCCCCGATCCCCTGGTTTCGATGCATCCCGACACTGCCGCGAACCTGGGTCTGGCCCAAGGGGACTGGGCCGTGATCTCGACCCCGCACGGGTCCATCCGTCAGCGCGTCAACATCACGGACGCCATGCACCCGAGCATGGTGGACGCCCAGCACTCCTGGTGGTTCCCGGAGCGCGACGGCAAGCTGCCGGAATTGTTCGGCGTCTTCGAATCGAACACCAACATGCTCTGCCCGGACGGGCCGGAATTCTGTAGCCCGGAAATAGGCAGTTGGCCGCATTCCGCGCTCATGTGCCGGGTTGAAAAAGAGTAG
- a CDS encoding efflux RND transporter periplasmic adaptor subunit, whose product MKKNVLLLLFLVVVIAGCGDAEEDVRVEPVRPVRVFTTNSRNQLDSRTYPGRVKASKAASLAFRLSGEVVELPVNEGDYVKKGQLIAMIDQRDYLAAVADYEAQLVGAHSLLKEATLNIKRNTKLLQEKIISQSSFDAAQSNYDSNRARVLSLEQTLRRAKLNLQYTELVAPFDGVVAKKYISNHEFVQARESIVDLEDLSSLDIVMDVPENVWVRTFKKGAQGQARNVARFESLPGKVFPLRLKEYQTNADPGTQTYKVTLTLDDAKESGVYPGMTAEISGDIQGRGEDEAVSVPFKAITGSAQERKFVWILNEDDTVSKREVEIGRISDSGMALVTSGLVPGETLVVAGVNYLYEGQKVKVLEGRIGGRQ is encoded by the coding sequence GTGAAAAAAAATGTACTTTTATTATTGTTTTTGGTCGTCGTCATCGCGGGATGCGGAGATGCTGAAGAGGATGTGCGGGTGGAGCCTGTACGCCCTGTGCGGGTGTTCACCACAAATAGCAGGAACCAACTGGATTCCCGCACCTACCCTGGCAGAGTGAAGGCCTCGAAGGCAGCTTCCCTGGCATTTCGCCTGTCCGGCGAAGTTGTGGAACTGCCCGTCAACGAGGGGGACTACGTGAAGAAGGGACAACTGATCGCCATGATCGATCAGCGCGATTATCTCGCCGCTGTGGCTGATTATGAGGCGCAGTTGGTCGGCGCCCATTCGCTTCTGAAGGAAGCGACACTCAACATCAAACGCAACACCAAACTTCTTCAGGAAAAGATCATTTCTCAGAGTTCCTTCGACGCGGCGCAGAGCAACTACGATTCCAATCGCGCCAGAGTGCTTTCCCTTGAACAGACTTTGCGCCGGGCCAAGCTGAATCTCCAATATACCGAGCTGGTAGCGCCTTTTGATGGGGTTGTGGCAAAAAAGTACATCTCGAACCATGAGTTTGTTCAGGCCAGGGAGTCCATTGTTGATTTGGAAGATCTGTCATCCCTGGATATCGTTATGGACGTGCCGGAAAATGTGTGGGTACGGACATTCAAAAAAGGAGCCCAAGGGCAGGCGCGCAATGTCGCTCGTTTCGAGTCCCTGCCGGGCAAGGTCTTCCCGCTTCGGTTGAAGGAATATCAGACCAACGCTGATCCCGGTACTCAAACTTACAAGGTGACTCTGACCCTTGACGACGCGAAGGAATCAGGCGTGTACCCCGGCATGACGGCGGAGATTAGCGGGGATATTCAGGGTCGAGGTGAGGATGAGGCTGTCAGCGTCCCGTTCAAAGCGATTACCGGGTCCGCCCAAGAGAGGAAATTCGTCTGGATTCTGAATGAGGACGACACGGTCAGCAAGCGTGAAGTCGAGATCGGAAGGATTTCTGATTCGGGCATGGCCCTGGTGACATCGGGCCTCGTCCCAGGAGAAACCCTGGTGGTGGCCGGCGTGAACTATTTGTACGAAGGCCAGAAGGTGAAGGTGCTTGAGGGCCGTATCGGAGGCCGCCAGTGA
- the tnpA gene encoding IS200/IS605 family transposase: protein MKCNSSLCHTRWDCKYHIVWIPKCRRKILFGNIRTYLGEVFHKLANQRESQILEGYLCKDYVHMRIAIPPNYSVAQVVGFIKGKSAIHIAREVQDRARGYAGQSFWARGYFVSTVGRDEKVIREYIRKQEQEDPRIEQLKFRL, encoded by the coding sequence ATGAAGTGCAATTCAAGCCTATGTCACACGCGGTGGGACTGCAAGTATCACATCGTTTGGATACCCAAGTGCCGCCGGAAAATCTTGTTCGGAAATATTCGGACGTACTTGGGAGAAGTCTTCCATAAGTTGGCAAATCAGCGTGAGAGCCAAATTTTGGAAGGGTATTTATGCAAAGATTACGTGCATATGCGTATTGCGATTCCACCCAACTACTCCGTGGCGCAAGTCGTTGGTTTCATAAAAGGGAAAAGTGCAATCCACATAGCTCGTGAAGTCCAGGATCGAGCGCGTGGTTATGCTGGCCAAAGCTTTTGGGCAAGAGGGTACTTCGTTTCGACCGTGGGACGAGATGAAAAAGTGATTCGCGAGTATATTCGTAAGCAAGAGCAGGAAGATCCGCGAATCGAGCAACTGAAATTCCGCCTTTAG
- a CDS encoding 3D domain-containing protein yields the protein MKRALILLFAAGLVIVLGYAISQPNRLFWNNLEVTVTAYNSTPGQTDGDPTRAAWNNRLKPGMKAVAVSRDLIERGLNNRTEVWIDGFDGPYIVLDKMNQRFTQRIDIYFGTDVKAAREFGERTARIYWR from the coding sequence ATGAAACGCGCTCTTATTCTTTTATTCGCGGCCGGGCTGGTCATTGTGCTCGGCTACGCCATAAGCCAGCCGAACAGGCTGTTCTGGAACAATCTGGAGGTCACGGTCACGGCCTACAATTCCACCCCCGGCCAGACCGACGGCGACCCGACCCGAGCGGCCTGGAACAACCGGCTCAAGCCCGGCATGAAGGCCGTGGCGGTCTCCCGCGACCTGATCGAACGCGGCCTGAACAACCGGACCGAAGTTTGGATCGACGGCTTCGACGGCCCCTACATCGTCCTGGACAAGATGAATCAACGGTTCACGCAACGCATCGACATCTACTTCGGCACGGACGTAAAGGCCGCCCGCGAATTCGGCGAACGCACGGCCCGGATTTATTGGCGCTGA